AGGACGCTTGGTTTAACCCCTCTCTCCTCCATATCTCCCAACAAAGCGAAAGCTCGGTTCAAATCTCCTTTCCTACAAACTCCATCTATCAAAGTCACATACACAAACTCATCCACATCCATTCCCATGCTCAAAACACTATCAAACAATCTAAACGCCTCTTCAAGTTTACCCCTTTTGCATAGTCCTCTCAAAAGAGCAGTGAAAGTGATCAAACTCGGTTCTATCCCCTCTTTCATCATCTTCCCCAACAACCCAAACGCCTTCTCGAACCTTCCTTTTCTCGAAAACCAATCTATCAGTATAGAATAGCTAACCACATCTCGGATTATTCCCTTCTCCACCATCTCCCTATCTTGGATTAACGCATCCATCAATGCACCTCCTCTAAGGTACCCATGAATCCAGTTACTATAGAAAACGCAATCAAACTcaaacccttcttcttcttcaccctcCAGTCTCCTAACTAAACCCTTAACTTCATCAACTCTACCTAACTGACAAAGAGCGGTGACAATCGTAGTATAAGTCACAACGCTCGGCGATAAAGCTTCTGACTTCACAGCAGTCTCGAAGAACCCTAACGCAAGCTCCGGTTTACCGATCTTGCAAAACCCGGAAACCACAGCGCTGGAGACGAAGTTCACTTCCTCGCTCGTCGTCGTCATCATCTCCAAAACCTCGACGGCTTTCTCCATCTCTCCTCTCGCGACGAAGCGGTGGATCAGCGAGGAGAACGACGAGGGGGAAGGAAACGCGCCGTGGCGGTGGTTACGGTGACGTAAGCAATCGCTGAGAATCGAGAGAGCCTTGTCGGGATCGGTGAATCCGCGGATGAGAGAGTCCAGCGTGCGGGTATTGGGGAAAAGGGAGGATTTCGAGATCTGGGCGGTGATGAAGTTCGCGGCGTCTTCGTATCTGTTGAGATTGAGGAATGCTCGTGAGACGATCGAGTGGATGGTGTGGTTGATTGGGAGTTTGTTGGAGTCTAGCTGAGAGTAGAGGTGGAGGATGGTGGTGAGCTTGTGGCGACGGTGGAGGTATCGGAGGAAGGTTTCGAAGGAGGTTAGGGTGGGGGAGAAGCCGCTTTTGAGGAGGGATTGGAGAGAGAAAGAAGGACGAGGAGGATGGAGCTTCATCGAGGGGAAATGAGCAAAAAGGATTCTCCTTTAGCTAATTCGTCATTTCAGAAGAATGAACCATGCGGCAAAGAAAGTGGCTGCCGCAACTAACCGGTCTCATTCTGACTAAACCGGTTCTTTTCGATCACTTGGTTTAGCCATCAAATTGTTAACCATCAAGAAACTCCAAGATGAACCAGCATAGGGCAGTGAGACTCTGAGTCCCGGAGCTTCATCCATATGGTCGGTCCTGaaccaaaccccaaacctaATTGAACATTGAACTAGAAAATTACATATAAATACGTcccaacaaaaatattttaaactctcaaattttgttaaaaaaagtttgtcagaaatctttaataagtgaTAGGAGCCATCACAGCCATATTTTAACATGTTCACGTTTGTAAGTGAATAAGTGAGCAACGCTTTTGTTTGTATATGCACAAACCATACTAATCACCAAGTTATTTTCTAATTAACAATGGcaattatcaatatatatatgcacagCCTTTTAATCTAAAACAAGagcaaaaatatcatatatattatagtaaaaGTTCTCAACTCCTTGTGCTGCGTAAACTACTAACAGCTCAAATTACAACATCATCATAAACCGGTCCACTCTTAACCAAACCATGAGTAAAGAAAACAATAACCAATTACTTAACCAAAAATCTCTGCTTCTAAGTTCTTTCTTATACTACTGCTACGCCTTAAAAAGTAGAGTAGCCCTGTCCCATTAAATAGACATCAAGTACCAGAGGCAATATCAAATTCTTCAGAAAATTTACAGTAATATGCGATTCAATCCAAAAGATAATCTGGAAGTGTTTCGTTCCAGTTTCAAGAATTTGTGTCTGGTggttctctatctctctcagaCCACTGTGCTCGTGTAGTTTGGGAAGAGTCTGACCAGTTTGTTAACAGAATCTGAGTGGAACTTCCTCGCGAATAGGTAACATGGACGTCTAATTCCATTCCATGTACAAGGCCAATGCAGCTCATCTCCACGCTaagcaaaataaataaagaagaaatgaagaagagaaacatatcaCATTTTCAGTGTTTTCAAATACGGTAGAATCAAGCAACGTACCTTGCCAACGCTTGTCACGTGCACGCTCATGTCGTCTGACTGCAAGAAACCAAGGAGGGAAAGTATATATCAGATAAGCAACTACCTGTCTATGTTTGCATGATAGTACAGTATAACATGTTTAATTGATGTGATGAaaagagtgttgttggagacaTTACCGTGATATTTTTCAGGAACTTGAGTGAGATATCGCGAGCTCTGTATGTCTTTGGATGCCATCTACGCTCAGACCAATCAACATACGTGACTGACCAGTTCGATATTCCTCCAGGATCAAGCATcttttaagaagaagaaaaaaagtaagaatTTCATTTAAGGGACTAGAATCAAAGTTGTATAAGACATTGCATTAATTCGATACACTCACATGGAAGAATGTAGGCAGGTAATGTTCATCCGCAATGCAGTTCTTATTTGCTTCTACCCCAGGCTGCAAATTTTGTAAGAAACACAGATCAGGAATAGAGTAAGTTAAGACAAAACTGAAACTTCTCTCGAGTTTAAATCAAAAGCTTGGTGACTTCTAATGAAAAGGTTGATCAAAGGAAAGCTGAACTCACTCTGCAATATTGGCGGAATTTTGAGTAGTAGAGATTATCAGCCATCACTATCAAAGCGTGTTGACGCTTCATTGTGAACCACTGCACCCAAAGGACAGAAACCAGATTTACAAAACATCATTCCTATACATATTATCAACATTTCATAACCAAACAGAACATTCCACAACTCAGGGATTAAGTTTACCTGAGCACCCTTTCTGAAATCTATCTTGGGGATTTCAGGTAACATGTGATCCATGTGTCTACCAGTCCCATGCGGACCAGGATCCTCAAAActtgatagagagagagagagagagagagagagaaaagcaaGCATTAGTATTTAATAATGGCAGAAAGATATTAACAGTTTCTGAGAGTCCGTTATTTTACCTGTCAATGAAGCTGACATTTCCGTGAATCAAATATCTATAGGTGTAGTCAAACGTATGCAACGGTATGCAGCTGCAAAGTTAAATAATAGAGCTGTAAGTAATATTAGGGGGATAAGTATCACCCCTTGGGGAATTCAAAAGGAccttaactaatatataaagggttagggtcaatccactaatcaccaattgattttaagttggaagcccgtAATTAAACCTGAATCTAATAGATAAAGTAGTTATGTTTTGGTGCAGATTCGATACATTCATGATGACTCACCTCTCAGAAAGAAGAACAAAGTGTTGGTTATC
This genomic stretch from Brassica napus cultivar Da-Ae chromosome C9, Da-Ae, whole genome shotgun sequence harbors:
- the LOC106402023 gene encoding glycosyltransferase BC10 — encoded protein: MGETQNLHLPLRTRSSLKKPLLIVLLVCITSVLLICTYMYPQHSVKSPACEGLSTRGCQAALSGWLDVHVRKHTDEEVAARVVIRDILRMRPALTSRSKIAFMFLSPGTLPFEKLWDKFLQGQEGRFSIYIHPSRLRPVHISRHFSDREIHSDHVTWGRISMVDAERRLLANALEDPDNQHFVLLSESCIPLHTFDYTYRYLIHGNVSFIDSFEDPGPHGTGRHMDHMLPEIPKIDFRKGAQWFTMKRQHALIVMADNLYYSKFRQYCRPGVEANKNCIADEHYLPTFFHMLDPGGISNWSVTYVDWSERRWHPKTYRARDISLKFLKNITSDDMSVHVTSVGKRGDELHWPCTWNGIRRPCYLFARKFHSDSVNKLVRLFPNYTSTVV